Proteins found in one Helicobacter sp. NHP19-003 genomic segment:
- a CDS encoding 2-oxoacid:acceptor oxidoreductase family protein, with translation METQLRFTGVGGQGVLLAGEILAEAKIAAGGFGTKTSTYTSQVRGGPTKVDIILSPNEIIYPYAKEGEVDFMLSVAQSSYQLFKNDVKEGGIMVVDPNLVQPTPEDEAKFQLYKLPIIAIAKEEVGNIITQSVVALAITVVLTGCVDKEQVLKTMIAKVPAKVVELNKKAFEIGEAHALKALAARKIS, from the coding sequence ATGGAAACACAATTGCGTTTTACGGGCGTGGGTGGGCAGGGCGTGCTTTTGGCGGGCGAAATTTTAGCCGAAGCCAAGATTGCCGCCGGGGGCTTTGGCACTAAAACCTCCACTTACACAAGCCAGGTTAGAGGTGGTCCCACGAAGGTGGATATTATTTTAAGCCCCAATGAAATCATCTACCCTTATGCCAAAGAGGGCGAGGTTGATTTTATGCTCTCCGTGGCGCAGAGCAGCTACCAACTCTTTAAAAACGATGTCAAAGAGGGGGGGATTATGGTGGTTGATCCTAATTTAGTCCAACCCACACCCGAAGACGAAGCGAAGTTTCAGCTCTATAAACTCCCCATCATCGCCATTGCCAAAGAAGAGGTCGGCAATATCATCACGCAATCGGTGGTGGCGTTGGCGATCACAGTCGTTTTAACGGGCTGTGTGGACAAGGAACAAGTCTTAAAAACAATGATCGCCAAAGTCCCCGCTAAGGTCGTGGAGCTGAATAAAAAAGCCTTTGAAATCGGGGAAGCCCACGCCCTAAAAGCGCTTGCGGCAAGAAAAATCTCTTAG